The Mesobacillus jeotgali genome window below encodes:
- a CDS encoding thioredoxin family protein: MKTEQQYFEEGKSIQTYMAEMSVLKEESFSVYEKFHLPADGFAEKLKQNQLHFLTITEDWCGDAMMINPVIRKLAEAAHIEMRVALRDADTDLIDSYLTNGGRAIPIILIFNSQGQVIEKWGPRAPQVQQIVDEVRAALPSKEDPAFAEKQKEAFRSLTKRYTEDQVLWSYVYDSFKETVLGILK; encoded by the coding sequence ATGAAAACTGAACAACAGTATTTTGAAGAGGGAAAATCAATACAAACTTATATGGCTGAAATGTCCGTATTAAAAGAGGAAAGTTTCAGCGTTTATGAAAAATTTCATCTCCCTGCAGATGGATTTGCTGAAAAGTTAAAGCAAAATCAACTTCATTTCCTAACGATCACAGAAGATTGGTGTGGAGATGCCATGATGATTAATCCTGTTATTCGCAAATTAGCTGAAGCTGCTCATATTGAAATGCGTGTCGCATTACGAGATGCAGATACGGATTTGATTGATTCTTACTTAACAAACGGTGGACGTGCAATTCCAATTATTCTAATTTTTAATAGTCAAGGACAAGTAATCGAAAAGTGGGGGCCGCGTGCACCGCAAGTTCAGCAAATAGTTGATGAAGTCCGTGCGGCATTGCCATCAAAAGAGGATCCCGCCTTTGCCGAGAAACAAAAAGAAGCCTTTCGTTCTTTAACCAAAAGGTATACAGAGGATCAAGTTCTTTGGTCATATGTTTATGATAGTTTTAAGGAGACAGTATTAGGTATTTTGAAGTAG
- a CDS encoding FxsA family protein, translating to MRYIFLFLVIVPAAEIGVLLLSGQTIGIWPTIMIIILTGFLGAFLAKQQGLETIRRTQDQLRRGMMPGDVILDGVSILVGGTLLLTPGFITDALGFLLLAPPTRKFFKAIMMKLFRNWMDKGTIKVIR from the coding sequence ATGAGATATATTTTTTTATTTTTAGTTATTGTTCCGGCTGCTGAGATTGGCGTCCTGCTTCTCTCAGGTCAGACCATCGGCATTTGGCCGACAATCATGATCATCATCCTCACAGGTTTCCTCGGGGCTTTTTTAGCGAAACAGCAGGGGTTGGAAACGATAAGAAGAACTCAGGACCAATTAAGAAGAGGCATGATGCCTGGGGATGTCATCCTCGATGGCGTGAGCATTCTTGTTGGCGGTACCCTTCTGCTCACACCTGGTTTCATTACTGACGCTCTTGGCTTTTTACTGCTGGCACCACCGACCAGGAAGTTTTTCAAAGCAATTATGATGAAATTATTCCGTAACTGGATGGATAAAGGTACGATCAAGGTCATTCGTTAA